One region of Strongyloides ratti genome assembly S_ratti_ED321, chromosome : X genomic DNA includes:
- a CDS encoding EF-hand domain and EF-hand domain pair-containing protein, with translation MKYLFLLSLFVICHYSLGNNNDTNEITTTLPNITPIPMESLNPRLKEFRRIDQNKDDKLTFAEYLLGDRNYLEQQSRNFHNLDMNGDGEVDRNEFNSYFKKQDETRKIQALQADNFFKQFNPPLLDNMDSQSQNMGNNVFGFPGQGMFNLNVPPQQNDPLPSSSGKKVDNKTTQST, from the exons atgaaatatttatttttgttatctttatttgtaatttGTCATTATTCTTTAggtaataataatgataccAATGAAATTACAACAACACTCCCTAATATTACACCAATTCCAATGGAAAGTTTAAATCCAAGATTAAAag aATTTCGTAGAATTGATCAAAATAAAGATGACAAGTTAACTTTTGCTGAATATTTACTCGGAGATCGTAATTATCTTGAGCAACAGTCAAGAAATTTTCATAATCTAGATATGAATGGTGATGGGGAAGTAGATAGAAATGAatttaatagttattttaagaaaCAAGATGAAACAAGAAAAATTCAAGCACTTCAAgctgataatttttttaaacaattcaATCCACCCCTTTTAGATAATATGGATAGTCAATCACAAAATATGGGAAATAATGTTTTTGGTTTTCCTGGTCAAGGaatgtttaatttaaatgttcCCCCTCAACAAAATGATCCATTACCATCTTCGTCTGGAAAAAAAgttgataataaaacaaCACAATCAACATGA